One window of Nocardia sp. NBC_00508 genomic DNA carries:
- a CDS encoding NUDIX hydrolase, translating into MTFSATTVLVLALIAAVVIAIGLWAYSTANRLDRLHVRSDLSWQALDAALARRAVVARSVAMAIAGPVSDPRLSEQAGHLSALAGRAERAGRADRETVENQLSSALSAVDIGMLRPQLVAELADAEARVLIARRFHNDAVRDTLALRTRRPVRILHLGGTAPLPSYFEITERATPAASTGLAVDTIRTTARVVLFDENDRTLLMRGNDPKTPEVSFWFTVGGGVEPGESLRVAAVRELHEETGHRADPGDLRGPIWRRVAVFPFNGELIRSEELFFALRVRGFEPHAANLTAIERRSITGHKWCTAADIVALDRGGETVYPYHLDELLAGAAEAASGTADPEVRSIR; encoded by the coding sequence ATCACCTTCTCCGCGACGACCGTTCTCGTCCTCGCCCTGATCGCCGCGGTGGTCATCGCGATCGGACTCTGGGCCTACTCCACCGCCAATCGCCTCGACCGGTTGCATGTGCGCTCCGATTTGTCCTGGCAGGCGCTCGACGCGGCCTTGGCGCGGCGAGCGGTGGTGGCCAGGTCGGTCGCCATGGCCATCGCGGGCCCGGTATCCGATCCGAGGCTGTCGGAGCAGGCCGGACATCTGTCCGCGCTGGCGGGCCGGGCCGAGCGGGCCGGTCGTGCCGATCGGGAGACGGTGGAGAACCAGTTGTCCTCCGCGCTGTCGGCGGTGGACATCGGCATGCTGCGCCCGCAACTGGTCGCCGAACTGGCCGACGCCGAGGCCAGGGTGCTCATCGCCCGCCGCTTCCACAATGACGCCGTGCGCGACACGCTCGCGCTGCGCACGCGCCGCCCGGTCCGCATTCTGCACCTCGGCGGTACGGCCCCGCTGCCGTCCTACTTCGAGATCACCGAGCGCGCCACGCCCGCCGCCTCCACCGGCCTCGCGGTCGACACCATCCGCACCACCGCGCGCGTCGTGCTGTTCGACGAGAACGATCGGACCTTGCTGATGCGCGGCAACGACCCCAAGACGCCGGAAGTGTCGTTCTGGTTCACCGTCGGCGGCGGCGTGGAGCCGGGGGAGAGCCTGCGCGTCGCGGCGGTGCGGGAACTCCACGAGGAAACCGGGCACCGCGCGGATCCGGGCGACTTGCGCGGCCCGATCTGGCGCCGGGTGGCGGTATTCCCCTTCAACGGTGAGCTGATCCGCTCCGAAGAGCTGTTCTTCGCCCTGCGTGTGCGCGGTTTCGAACCGCACGCCGCGAACCTGACCGCGATCGAACGCCGCTCCATCACCGGTCACAAATGGTGTACGGCCGCCGACATCGTCGCGCTGGACCGCGGCGGTGAAACCGTTTACCCGTATCACCTGGACGAACTGCTCGCCGGAGCCGCCGAGGCCGCGTCGGGCACCGCCGACCCCGAGGTCCGCTCCATCCGCTGA
- the thrS gene encoding threonine--tRNA ligase produces MTTSAPISPVALVRVPAGTTAGAAVREAGLPTKGPDTVVVVRVNGELKDLSWVPDADVDVEPVAANTDDGRNVVRHSAAHVLAQAVQQEFPEAKLGIGPYIKDGFYYDFRVDRPFTPEDLAKLESRMKKIVKGAQRFSRRVVEVEDARVELAKEPFKLELISDKSGIDDPEVMEVGGKELTIYDNLDPRTGEKIWGDLCRGPHIPTTKFIPAFKLTRSSAAYWRGDQNREDLQRIYGTAWESQEALDEHLHLLAEAERRDHRKLGLELDLFSFPDELGSGLPVFHPKGGIIRKELEEYSRRRHVAAGYEFVNTPHITKGHLFEVSGHLDWYRDGMFPPMHLDAELDEDGTVRKPGQDYYVKPMNCPMHNLIFRARGRSYRELPLRLFEFGSVYRYEKSGVVHGLTRVRGMTQDDAHIYCTKEQMHSELTDTLRFVLDLLKDYGLDDFYLELSTKDPKKFVGSEEIWAEATETLSKVASASGLELVPDPGGAAFYGPKISVQAKDALGRTWQMSTIQLDFNLPERFNLEYTASDGTKQRPVMIHRALFGSIERFFGVLTEHYAGAFPAWLSPVQVVGIPVAETFVPHLDRVIERLQDEGVRAQVDRSDDRMQKKIFNNNAQKVPFMLIAGERDVNANAVSFRFRDGTQVNSVPVDDAVATIVAWIAHRENASPTAEGFEIRSANKGGA; encoded by the coding sequence GTGACCACTTCAGCGCCCATCAGCCCAGTCGCCCTCGTCCGGGTGCCGGCCGGGACGACGGCGGGCGCCGCGGTGCGCGAGGCGGGTTTGCCGACCAAGGGACCGGACACCGTCGTCGTCGTCCGCGTGAACGGCGAACTGAAGGACTTGTCCTGGGTCCCGGACGCGGATGTCGACGTGGAGCCGGTGGCCGCGAACACCGACGACGGCCGCAACGTCGTCCGGCACTCCGCCGCGCACGTGCTGGCCCAAGCGGTGCAGCAGGAGTTTCCCGAGGCGAAGCTCGGCATCGGTCCCTACATCAAGGACGGCTTCTACTACGACTTCCGGGTCGACCGGCCGTTCACCCCGGAGGATCTGGCCAAGCTGGAATCCCGGATGAAGAAGATCGTCAAAGGCGCGCAGCGGTTCTCGCGCCGGGTGGTCGAGGTCGAGGACGCCAGGGTGGAGCTGGCGAAGGAGCCGTTCAAGCTGGAGCTGATCAGCGACAAGTCCGGCATCGACGACCCGGAGGTCATGGAGGTCGGCGGCAAAGAGCTGACCATCTACGACAACCTCGACCCGCGCACCGGCGAGAAGATCTGGGGCGACCTGTGCCGCGGCCCGCACATCCCGACCACCAAGTTCATTCCGGCCTTCAAGCTGACCCGCAGCTCCGCCGCGTACTGGCGTGGCGACCAGAACCGCGAGGATCTGCAGCGCATCTACGGCACCGCGTGGGAATCCCAGGAGGCGCTCGACGAGCATCTGCACCTGCTCGCCGAGGCCGAGCGCCGTGACCACCGCAAGCTCGGCCTGGAGCTGGACCTGTTCAGCTTCCCCGACGAGCTCGGTTCCGGCCTTCCGGTGTTCCACCCGAAGGGTGGCATCATCCGCAAGGAACTCGAGGAGTACTCGCGCCGCAGGCACGTGGCGGCGGGTTACGAGTTCGTCAACACCCCGCATATCACCAAGGGCCACCTGTTCGAGGTCTCCGGGCACTTGGACTGGTATCGCGATGGGATGTTCCCTCCGATGCACCTGGACGCGGAGCTCGACGAGGACGGCACCGTCCGCAAGCCCGGCCAGGACTACTACGTCAAGCCGATGAACTGCCCGATGCACAACCTGATCTTCCGCGCCCGCGGCCGGTCGTATCGGGAGCTGCCGCTGCGGCTGTTCGAGTTCGGCTCGGTGTACCGCTACGAGAAGTCCGGCGTGGTGCACGGCCTGACCAGGGTGCGCGGCATGACCCAGGACGACGCGCACATCTACTGCACCAAAGAGCAGATGCACAGCGAGCTCACCGACACGCTGCGGTTCGTGCTGGACCTGCTGAAGGATTACGGCCTCGACGACTTCTACCTCGAACTGTCCACCAAGGACCCGAAGAAGTTCGTCGGCTCCGAGGAGATCTGGGCGGAGGCCACCGAGACCCTGTCCAAGGTCGCCTCGGCCTCCGGTCTGGAGCTGGTGCCCGATCCGGGCGGCGCCGCGTTCTACGGCCCGAAGATCTCCGTGCAGGCCAAGGACGCGCTGGGGCGTACCTGGCAGATGTCGACCATCCAGCTGGACTTCAACCTGCCGGAACGGTTCAACCTGGAATACACCGCCTCCGACGGCACCAAGCAGCGGCCGGTGATGATCCACCGTGCGCTGTTCGGCTCGATCGAGCGCTTCTTCGGTGTGCTCACCGAGCACTACGCGGGCGCCTTCCCGGCGTGGCTGTCGCCGGTGCAGGTCGTGGGCATCCCGGTGGCGGAAACCTTTGTCCCGCATCTCGATCGGGTGATCGAGCGTTTGCAGGACGAGGGTGTCCGGGCGCAGGTCGATCGCAGCGACGACCGGATGCAGAAGAAGATCTTCAACAACAACGCGCAGAAGGTGCCGTTCATGCTGATCGCCGGTGAGCGCGACGTGAACGCGAACGCCGTGAGCTTCCGGTTCCGCGACGGCACCCAGGTCAACAGTGTGCCGGTGGACGACGCGGTGGCCACTATCGTCGCGTGGATCGCCCATCGGGAGAACGCCTCGCCGACCGCCGAGGGTTTCGAGATTCGATCCGCGAACAAGGGTGGGGCATGA
- a CDS encoding phosphatidylinositol mannoside acyltransferase, protein MSIGEQLGAAGYAAGWRLVRALPESMARRLFDWGGDRVARRANREFRAGGAPNQLRRNLARVLGVLPADVPDELIRDSMRSYARYWREAFRLPTMDHSAVDYFVDGLPFLDAALAEGRGVILALPHSGNWDMAGVWLVQHYGNPTTVAERLKPESLFERFVAYRESLGFEVFPLTGGEQPPFRQLAARLRENKIVCLMGERDITGKGVPVQFFGERTWMPVGAAKLAIETGAALIPVHAWFEIDADGRENWGLKTEAPLDVSGGVAAATQQLADRFAANIAEHPADWHMLQPLWESDLSPQRRAMIAAAQASIRAEQGDVAT, encoded by the coding sequence GTGAGCATCGGGGAGCAGCTCGGCGCGGCCGGATACGCGGCGGGCTGGCGGCTGGTGCGTGCGCTGCCGGAGTCGATGGCCCGGCGGCTGTTCGACTGGGGCGGCGACCGGGTCGCCCGGCGCGCCAATCGGGAGTTCCGCGCGGGTGGTGCGCCGAATCAGTTGCGGCGCAATCTGGCCCGCGTGCTGGGGGTGCTGCCCGCCGACGTGCCGGACGAGCTGATTCGCGACAGCATGCGGTCCTACGCTCGGTACTGGCGCGAGGCGTTCCGGCTGCCGACGATGGACCATTCCGCGGTCGACTACTTCGTCGACGGATTGCCGTTCCTCGACGCCGCGCTCGCCGAGGGCCGCGGCGTGATCTTGGCCCTGCCGCACTCCGGTAACTGGGACATGGCAGGCGTCTGGCTGGTGCAGCACTACGGCAATCCCACCACCGTGGCCGAACGGCTGAAGCCGGAATCGCTGTTCGAGCGATTCGTCGCCTACCGGGAGAGCCTCGGCTTCGAGGTGTTCCCGTTGACCGGCGGCGAGCAGCCGCCGTTCCGGCAGTTGGCGGCGCGCCTGCGGGAGAACAAGATCGTGTGCCTGATGGGCGAACGCGACATCACCGGCAAAGGTGTTCCCGTTCAGTTCTTCGGTGAGCGCACCTGGATGCCCGTGGGCGCGGCGAAGCTGGCCATCGAGACCGGCGCCGCGCTGATCCCGGTGCACGCGTGGTTCGAGATCGACGCCGACGGGCGCGAGAATTGGGGCCTGAAAACCGAGGCGCCACTGGACGTTTCCGGTGGTGTCGCCGCGGCCACCCAGCAATTGGCGGACCGCTTCGCGGCGAATATCGCCGAGCATCCGGCGGATTGGCACATGCTGCAACCGTTGTGGGAAAGCGACCTCTCGCCGCAGCGGCGTGCCATGATCGCCGCCGCGCAGGCGAGCATCCGGGCGGAGCAGGGGGACGTAGCGACATGA
- the pgsA gene encoding phosphatidylinositol phosphate synthase — MLSFFGREAFAKATAPLGRALVGTGLTPDAMTLIGTTASIVAAVTLFPTGHLFWGTIVIWLFVMFDMLDGAMARARGGGTKYGAVLDATCDRLADGAIFAGLAWWAVYHEQHKPLFVATLVVLVTSQVISYAKARAEASGLSADGGLIERPDRLVIVLAGAGLTGIGGYWGIEWLAYAVHVAMWILAVLSIVTVIQRVLAVRNSPGARTVIPTGQPRNSSTGTADATGLPS, encoded by the coding sequence GTGCTGAGTTTCTTCGGCCGCGAGGCGTTCGCCAAGGCGACGGCACCGCTGGGCCGGGCGCTGGTCGGCACGGGACTCACTCCCGATGCCATGACGCTCATCGGTACGACCGCGTCCATCGTCGCCGCGGTCACGCTGTTCCCGACCGGACACCTGTTCTGGGGAACCATCGTGATCTGGTTGTTCGTCATGTTCGACATGCTCGACGGGGCCATGGCGAGGGCCCGCGGCGGCGGCACGAAGTACGGCGCGGTGCTGGACGCCACCTGTGATCGTCTCGCGGACGGCGCCATCTTCGCGGGCCTGGCCTGGTGGGCGGTCTACCATGAGCAGCACAAACCGCTGTTCGTCGCGACGCTCGTCGTTCTGGTGACCTCGCAGGTGATCTCCTACGCCAAGGCGCGCGCCGAGGCCAGCGGGCTGTCCGCCGACGGCGGTCTCATCGAACGGCCGGACCGCCTGGTCATCGTGCTGGCCGGCGCCGGTCTCACCGGTATCGGCGGATACTGGGGCATCGAATGGCTTGCCTACGCGGTCCACGTGGCCATGTGGATTCTCGCGGTGCTCAGCATCGTCACCGTCATCCAGCGGGTGCTCGCCGTGCGCAACTCGCCGGGGGCGCGCACCGTGATACCGACGGGGCAGCCACGGAATTCGAGCACGGGAACCGCCGACGCCACAGGGCTCCCGTCGTGA
- a CDS encoding bifunctional SulP family inorganic anion transporter/carbonic anhydrase — MAIDQDLAPPLSPPAATGPDPGPGLLSDRVRDILRHDLPASIVVFLVALPLSLGIALASGAPVAAGLIAAVVGGILAGLLGGSILQVSGPAAGLTVVVAETINQFGWRTTCFIVCAAGVLQILFGLSRVARAALAVAPVVVHAMLAGIGITIALQQIHVLLGGSSHSSAWRNIIELPGQLASLHGGGAFIGAVVIAIMVGWKYMPAKVRLVPGPLVAVLAGTLLSLALPTDAERLVLHGSLFDAIGLPALPSGDWSALVLAILTIALIASVESLLSAVAVDKMHTRKRTNFDRELIGQGSANVVSGLLGGLPVTGVIVRSATNVQAGAHSRASAVLHGIWILVFSVALVSVVEQIPKAALAGLLIVIGSQLVKLAHIKLARRTGDLLVYAVTVLGVVFLNLLEGVLIGLGLAFGLLLWRVVRVAISAEQVPGTRRWLVAIDGSATFLALPKLSTQFAKIPAGADVTVEMTVDFLDHAAFEAIEEFARQQVNNGGSVDFVEIGGSRMAHATAKPPARSFGRSVWNDILGPWSRDQAHENPVAAGVAAYHRSHAHVVRPHLDELRDKQDPDSFFLTCSDSRIVPNIITNSGPGDLFTVRNVGNLVPAEGDASVEAALLFALAELNVRSVVVCGHSSCGAMGALHSGAEVPGVDAWLTHAQSSLEQFRAGHPVAVAAQEAGFGAVDQLGMVNVAMQLETLQRHPAVRKAVAERGVTVSGLFFDIASARVIEVTVNGIAHIDDADRHPTAELV; from the coding sequence ATGGCTATCGATCAGGATTTGGCCCCACCACTGTCACCGCCCGCAGCGACGGGCCCCGACCCCGGTCCCGGACTTCTGTCCGACCGCGTCAGAGACATCCTGCGCCACGATCTGCCCGCCTCGATCGTGGTTTTCCTTGTCGCGCTGCCGCTTTCGCTCGGCATCGCCCTCGCCTCCGGGGCGCCGGTCGCCGCGGGGCTGATCGCCGCCGTGGTCGGCGGCATCCTCGCCGGACTACTCGGTGGTTCGATCCTCCAGGTGAGCGGCCCCGCCGCGGGCCTCACCGTGGTGGTAGCCGAGACGATCAACCAATTCGGTTGGCGGACAACGTGTTTCATCGTCTGCGCCGCCGGTGTGCTGCAGATCCTGTTCGGGCTCAGTCGCGTTGCCAGGGCGGCCTTGGCGGTGGCGCCGGTGGTGGTGCACGCGATGCTCGCCGGTATCGGCATCACCATCGCGCTGCAGCAGATCCACGTGCTGCTGGGTGGTTCGTCGCACAGCTCGGCCTGGCGGAACATCATCGAGCTGCCCGGGCAGCTGGCCTCGCTACACGGCGGCGGCGCGTTCATCGGCGCGGTCGTGATCGCGATCATGGTCGGCTGGAAGTACATGCCCGCCAAAGTCCGCCTGGTTCCGGGTCCGCTGGTCGCGGTCCTCGCGGGCACCTTGCTCTCTCTGGCGTTGCCGACCGACGCCGAGCGCCTCGTGCTGCACGGCTCGCTGTTCGACGCGATCGGCCTCCCCGCGCTGCCCAGCGGCGACTGGTCGGCCCTGGTGCTCGCCATCCTCACCATCGCGCTGATCGCGAGCGTGGAGAGTCTGCTGTCCGCGGTGGCCGTGGACAAGATGCACACGCGCAAGCGCACCAACTTCGACCGCGAGCTGATCGGCCAGGGCTCGGCCAACGTGGTCTCCGGCCTGCTGGGCGGCCTGCCGGTGACCGGAGTGATCGTGCGCAGCGCCACGAACGTGCAGGCGGGCGCGCACAGCCGGGCCTCCGCGGTGCTGCACGGCATCTGGATTCTGGTGTTCTCGGTAGCCCTGGTCTCCGTAGTGGAGCAGATCCCGAAGGCCGCGCTGGCCGGTCTGCTCATCGTGATCGGCAGCCAACTGGTCAAGCTGGCCCACATCAAGCTGGCCCGGCGCACCGGTGATCTGCTGGTGTACGCCGTCACCGTCCTCGGCGTGGTGTTCCTGAATCTGCTCGAGGGCGTGCTGATCGGTCTGGGCCTGGCCTTCGGCCTGCTGCTGTGGCGGGTGGTCCGGGTCGCGATCAGCGCCGAACAAGTCCCTGGCACGCGGCGCTGGTTGGTCGCCATCGACGGCTCGGCCACCTTCCTCGCGCTGCCGAAGCTTTCGACGCAGTTCGCGAAGATCCCCGCGGGAGCCGACGTCACGGTGGAGATGACGGTCGACTTCCTCGATCACGCGGCCTTCGAAGCCATCGAGGAGTTCGCGCGCCAGCAGGTGAACAACGGCGGCAGCGTCGACTTCGTGGAGATCGGCGGCTCCAGGATGGCCCATGCGACGGCGAAGCCACCCGCGCGGAGTTTCGGCCGATCGGTCTGGAACGACATCCTCGGCCCGTGGAGCCGCGACCAAGCGCATGAGAACCCGGTCGCGGCGGGCGTCGCGGCCTATCACCGCAGCCACGCGCACGTCGTCCGGCCGCACCTGGACGAGCTGCGCGACAAGCAGGACCCGGATTCGTTCTTCCTGACCTGCTCCGATTCGCGAATCGTGCCGAACATCATCACCAACAGCGGGCCCGGCGACCTGTTCACCGTCCGCAACGTGGGCAATCTGGTGCCCGCCGAGGGTGACGCCTCGGTCGAGGCGGCACTCTTGTTCGCCTTGGCGGAGCTGAACGTACGATCGGTCGTCGTGTGCGGGCACTCCTCATGCGGGGCCATGGGGGCGCTGCATTCCGGGGCCGAGGTGCCCGGCGTGGACGCTTGGCTCACGCATGCCCAGTCGAGCCTGGAGCAGTTCCGCGCGGGTCATCCGGTGGCGGTCGCGGCGCAGGAGGCCGGATTCGGTGCGGTCGACCAGCTCGGCATGGTGAATGTCGCGATGCAGCTGGAGACGCTGCAGCGTCATCCCGCGGTGCGCAAGGCGGTCGCCGAGCGCGGCGTCACGGTGTCGGGTCTGTTCTTCGACATCGCCAGTGCCCGGGTCATCGAGGTGACCGTGAACGGGATCGCGCATATCGATGATGCGGACCGCCACCCCACCGCCGAACTCGTGTGA
- a CDS encoding (2Fe-2S)-binding protein translates to MVTTVPGRMLTRPEWLAARIAEMGHSWGTTSLRIAGTLWWCMVASALVEQIARAYAHDEPAPEAALDRLDCEVRPDGGIERVRMPADGGTTVGCVTAVHDTLAAVIPPVAEVSGAGVPSLWAIAADAIGNRALDAGSPDAGARLAAAIGGKLPAPRFIEIGGRTFVRRISCCLVFEVPGCQMCTSCPKRPAAERNALLANLAAQS, encoded by the coding sequence ATGGTGACCACCGTGCCGGGGCGGATGCTCACCCGACCGGAATGGCTGGCCGCGCGTATCGCGGAGATGGGTCACTCGTGGGGGACCACGTCGCTGCGCATCGCGGGCACGCTGTGGTGGTGCATGGTCGCCTCCGCGCTGGTGGAGCAGATCGCGCGAGCGTACGCGCACGACGAACCGGCCCCCGAAGCCGCACTGGACCGGCTGGATTGTGAAGTTCGGCCGGACGGCGGCATCGAGCGGGTGCGCATGCCGGCCGACGGTGGCACGACGGTCGGCTGTGTGACGGCCGTGCACGACACCCTCGCCGCCGTGATCCCGCCGGTCGCCGAGGTGTCCGGCGCGGGAGTCCCCTCGCTGTGGGCGATCGCCGCCGACGCGATCGGCAACCGCGCGCTGGATGCCGGTTCGCCGGACGCGGGCGCACGGCTGGCCGCCGCGATCGGCGGCAAACTTCCGGCACCGCGTTTCATCGAGATCGGCGGCCGCACCTTCGTCCGACGAATCTCCTGCTGCCTGGTATTCGAGGTCCCCGGTTGCCAAATGTGCACCAGCTGCCCGAAACGCCCAGCCGCCGAACGAAACGCACTGCTCGCGAACCTCGCCGCCCAGAGCTGA
- a CDS encoding glycosyltransferase family 4 protein — protein MKIGMVCPYSFDVPGGVQAHVVELARVFIERGHKVSVLAPASDGTPLPEFVVSAGRAVAIPYNGSVARLSFGPMAYTRIRRWIDGNDFDVLHIHEPNAPSLSMLALKIAEGPIVATFHTSTTKSLVLSTFQGVLRPYHEKIAGRIAVSELARRWQVEALGSDAVEIPNGVDVPAFVRAPMLPGYPRAGGTVLFLGRYDEPRKGMDVLFGALPDLVRRHPDVEILIVGRGDEDRLRREAGGLSGHLRFLGQVSDEDKASAMRSADVYVAPNLGGESFGIILIEAMAAGTPVVASELDAFRRVLRDGTAGMLVPIGDSAALAAALHTVLTDEVRREALVRTATQVVSEYDWPVVAEQILRVYETVTVGDTRVRAAG, from the coding sequence ATGAAGATCGGCATGGTCTGCCCCTATTCGTTCGACGTCCCGGGTGGAGTGCAGGCGCATGTGGTCGAGCTGGCGCGGGTGTTCATCGAACGCGGGCACAAAGTGAGCGTGCTGGCGCCCGCGTCGGACGGCACGCCGCTGCCGGAGTTCGTGGTGTCGGCCGGACGCGCGGTCGCCATCCCATACAACGGGTCGGTGGCCCGATTGTCGTTCGGGCCCATGGCTTACACCAGGATTCGCCGATGGATCGACGGCAACGATTTCGACGTGCTGCACATCCACGAGCCCAACGCGCCCAGTCTGTCCATGCTCGCGCTGAAGATCGCCGAGGGACCGATTGTCGCGACCTTTCACACCTCGACGACGAAATCGTTGGTGCTGAGCACTTTTCAGGGCGTGCTGCGGCCGTATCACGAGAAGATCGCCGGCCGGATCGCGGTATCCGAGCTGGCTCGGCGCTGGCAGGTGGAGGCGCTGGGCTCGGACGCGGTGGAGATCCCCAACGGCGTCGACGTCCCCGCGTTCGTCAGGGCGCCGATGCTGCCGGGCTATCCCCGCGCCGGGGGGACGGTGCTGTTCCTGGGTCGCTACGACGAGCCGCGCAAGGGGATGGATGTCTTGTTCGGCGCGCTGCCCGATCTGGTGCGCAGACATCCCGACGTCGAGATCCTGATCGTGGGCCGCGGGGACGAAGACCGGCTGCGCCGTGAGGCGGGTGGGCTGTCCGGGCATCTGCGGTTCCTCGGTCAGGTGTCCGACGAGGACAAGGCTTCGGCGATGCGGAGCGCGGACGTCTACGTCGCGCCCAATCTGGGCGGCGAGAGCTTCGGCATCATCCTGATCGAGGCGATGGCCGCGGGCACTCCGGTGGTGGCCAGCGAACTGGACGCGTTCCGCCGGGTGCTGCGCGACGGTACGGCGGGCATGCTCGTCCCGATCGGTGATTCGGCGGCACTGGCCGCCGCGCTGCACACCGTGCTCACCGACGAGGTGCGCAGGGAGGCGCTGGTGCGCACCGCGACGCAGGTGGTGAGCGAGTACGACTGGCCAGTGGTGGCCGAACAGATCCTGCGCGTGTACGAGACGGTGACCGTGGGCGACACGAGGGTGCGTGCCGCCGGATGA
- a CDS encoding ABC transporter ATP-binding protein — MTETRPGALRLDCASIHFDGVKAVDGVSLTVASGEVVGLIGPNGSGKTTTLNLLSGMLKPTSGRIYLDERDLTRTTMSRRARLGIVRTYQSGRVFARLSVAENIEAAALGGGLRRGAARALRDEIIDEMRLDDVAHLPGSGLTAGRIRTTAIARALALRPAFLLLDEPAAGQNESEAVELVETIRRLARERRIGIVLVEHDMAVVTETCDRLHVLDSGRTVVEGDPHTVRKDPKVIEIYFGKKVPDVARSQ, encoded by the coding sequence GTGACCGAGACCCGCCCGGGTGCACTGCGTCTGGACTGCGCGAGCATCCATTTCGATGGTGTCAAAGCTGTCGACGGTGTTTCGCTCACCGTCGCCAGCGGCGAGGTGGTCGGCCTGATCGGCCCGAACGGATCGGGCAAGACCACCACCTTGAACCTGCTCAGCGGCATGCTGAAACCCACGTCCGGCCGTATCTACCTGGACGAGCGCGATCTGACGCGAACAACCATGAGTAGACGCGCCCGGCTCGGCATTGTGCGCACCTATCAGAGCGGCCGCGTCTTCGCCCGGCTCAGCGTCGCTGAGAATATCGAGGCCGCCGCGCTCGGCGGCGGACTGCGCCGCGGTGCGGCCCGCGCCCTCCGCGACGAGATCATCGACGAGATGCGGCTCGACGATGTAGCACACCTGCCGGGTTCCGGCCTGACCGCCGGCCGCATCCGGACCACCGCCATCGCCCGAGCCCTGGCACTGCGGCCCGCATTCCTGCTGCTGGACGAACCGGCGGCGGGACAGAACGAATCCGAGGCCGTCGAACTCGTCGAGACCATCCGGCGGCTCGCGCGCGAGCGACGGATCGGCATCGTCCTGGTCGAGCACGATATGGCCGTGGTGACCGAAACGTGCGACCGCCTGCACGTCCTCGACAGCGGCCGAACCGTGGTGGAGGGCGACCCGCACACCGTGCGAAAGGACCCGAAAGTCATCGAGATCTACTTCGGGAAGAAGGTGCCGGATGTTGCTCGAAGCCAGTGA
- a CDS encoding HIT family protein: protein MTERTVPDGLADLDETATSAEQGPIMDTGAGEADRLLRLWTPYRMSYIAEAATGPKDSTGHPFTDIPKMSDEDGLVVARGELVYAVLNLYPYNPGHMMVVPYRKVANLEDLTEAESAELMAFTQQAIRVMKKVSRPHGFNVGLNLGGVAGGSLADHLHQHIVPRWGGDANFITVIGGVKVMPQLLRETRALLAAAWKEA, encoded by the coding sequence ATGACCGAGCGTACGGTGCCGGACGGCCTCGCGGATCTGGACGAGACCGCGACCTCGGCCGAGCAGGGCCCCATCATGGACACCGGCGCTGGGGAAGCGGACCGGCTGCTGCGGCTGTGGACGCCCTACCGCATGTCCTACATCGCCGAGGCGGCGACGGGTCCCAAGGATTCGACGGGCCATCCGTTCACCGACATTCCCAAAATGTCCGACGAGGACGGATTGGTGGTCGCCAGGGGCGAACTGGTCTACGCGGTGCTCAACCTGTACCCGTACAACCCCGGGCACATGATGGTGGTGCCGTACCGCAAGGTGGCCAACCTGGAGGACCTCACCGAGGCCGAGAGCGCCGAACTGATGGCGTTCACCCAGCAGGCGATCCGGGTGATGAAGAAGGTGTCCCGGCCGCACGGTTTCAACGTGGGGTTGAACCTCGGCGGGGTGGCCGGCGGTTCGCTGGCCGACCACCTGCACCAGCACATCGTGCCGCGCTGGGGCGGTGACGCGAACTTCATCACCGTCATCGGCGGTGTGAAGGTGATGCCGCAATTGTTGCGGGAGACCAGGGCGCTGCTCGCGGCGGCCTGGAAGGAGGCGTAG
- a CDS encoding TIGR02611 family protein → MTADLETSPTDQPTGWRAFRAGLARRPTLYLAYRIGVAVVGVAVLAVGVLAIPYPGPGWAIVFAGLGILATEFAWARKALGWLRDKYRQGMAWYSARGPAMRVFAAAGTAALVVATLWVLGTFGIVGSWIGVEWEWLRSPLQW, encoded by the coding sequence GTGACCGCAGATCTGGAAACGAGTCCGACCGACCAGCCGACCGGCTGGCGTGCCTTCCGGGCCGGACTCGCGCGACGACCTACGCTGTACCTCGCCTACCGGATCGGTGTCGCGGTGGTCGGTGTCGCGGTGCTCGCGGTCGGCGTTCTCGCGATCCCGTATCCCGGTCCCGGCTGGGCCATCGTGTTCGCCGGGCTCGGCATCCTCGCCACCGAATTCGCTTGGGCGCGTAAGGCCTTGGGGTGGTTACGGGACAAGTACCGGCAGGGCATGGCGTGGTATTCCGCCCGGGGTCCGGCCATGCGGGTGTTCGCCGCGGCCGGCACCGCCGCCTTGGTCGTCGCGACCCTGTGGGTATTGGGAACGTTCGGGATCGTGGGTAGTTGGATCGGAGTCGAATGGGAATGGCTGCGCAGCCCCCTGCAATGGTGA